Proteins encoded in a region of the Populus alba chromosome 13, ASM523922v2, whole genome shotgun sequence genome:
- the LOC118034451 gene encoding uncharacterized protein, translating into MIGAARAPILGGLRGSLATSLVSNYSPLPRINRTLSYPNNKNKKHFLFEPPLTSSSLMDTLGGAFVSAAGVSTLPCDNGGNTNVFALSPCLVKINKGDITKWSVDGSSDAIVNPANERMLGGGGADGAIHRAAGPQLRDACYTVPEVRPGVRCPTGEARITPGFNLPAFRVIHTVGPIYDVDGNPEASLRNAYRNSLILAKDNNIKYIAFPAISCGVYGYPYEDAAKVAISTVKEFAYDLKEVHFVLFSDEIYNVWLEKAKELLQA; encoded by the exons ATGATTGGGGCGGCCAGAGCACCCATACTAGGAGGACTTAGAGGAAGTCTAGCAACATCCCTCGTTTCTAACTACTCTCCACTACCTCGTATTAACAGGACTCTCTCCTACCCtaataacaagaacaaaaaacatttcCTCTTCGAACCTCCCTTGACATCATCATCTCTGATGGACACTTTAGGTGGTGCTTTCGTTTCTGCAGCTGGGGTTTCCACCTTGCCATGTGATAATGGAGGAAACACCAATGTTTTTGCCTTGTCTCCTTGTCTTGTCAAAATTAACAAAGGAGACATCACCAAGTGGTCTGTTGATGGCTCCTCTGATGCTATT GTTAATCCAGCAAATGAAAGAATGCTTGGAGGTGGGGGTGCAGATGGAG CCATTCATAGAGCTGCTGGACCGCAACTACGAGATGCATGCTATACTGTCCCTGAAGTCCGACCTGGAGTTCGATGCCCCACCGGAGAAGCAAGAATTACTCC AGGTTTCAATCTGCCTGCATTTCGCGTGATTCACACTGTTGGCCCCATCTATGATGTTGATGGTAACCCTGAAGCCTCACTTAGGAATGCATACAG GAACAGCTTGATTTTGGCTAAAGACAACAACATTAAGTACATTGCATTTCCTGCCATATCTTGTGGTGTTTATGG ttatCCTTATGAGGATGCTGCCAAAGTTGCTATATCAACAGTTAAAGAATTTGCTTATGACTTGAAAGAG GTGCATTTTGTTCTGTTCTCGGATGAAATTTACAATGTTTGGTTGGAGAAGGCAAAAGAGCTGCTCCAGGCTTAG